The following proteins come from a genomic window of Paenibacillus swuensis:
- the pdxS gene encoding pyridoxal 5'-phosphate synthase lyase subunit PdxS, whose amino-acid sequence METGTSRVKRGMAEMQKGGVIMDVMNAEQAKIAEAAGATAVMALERVPSDIRAAGGVARMADPTVLEEVMKVVSVPVMAKARIGHIVEARVLEALGADYIDESEVLTPADEVYHIDKREFTVPFVCGAKDIGEALRRINEGASMLRTKGEPGTGNIVEAVRHMRLIKGQIRHIQSLSRDELYAEAKNLGAPFEQLLYIHENGKLPVVNFAAGGVATPSDAALMMELGADGVFVGSGIFKSDNPEKFARAIVEATTHYKDYKLIAEVSKNLGAPMKGIEISKLNAHERMQDRGW is encoded by the coding sequence ATGGAAACAGGTACATCACGTGTAAAAAGAGGTATGGCTGAAATGCAAAAAGGCGGCGTCATCATGGACGTCATGAATGCTGAACAAGCGAAGATCGCAGAAGCGGCAGGAGCAACAGCGGTAATGGCATTGGAGAGAGTACCTTCCGACATTCGCGCAGCCGGCGGTGTAGCCCGTATGGCGGACCCGACTGTTCTTGAAGAAGTGATGAAAGTAGTATCCGTACCCGTTATGGCTAAAGCCAGAATCGGACATATCGTTGAAGCTCGCGTACTTGAAGCTTTGGGCGCGGATTACATCGATGAGAGCGAAGTATTGACTCCAGCGGATGAAGTATACCATATTGACAAGCGTGAATTTACAGTTCCGTTCGTATGCGGCGCCAAAGATATCGGTGAAGCTCTTCGCCGGATTAATGAGGGTGCTTCCATGCTTCGTACGAAGGGTGAACCGGGAACGGGTAACATTGTTGAAGCGGTTCGTCACATGCGACTGATTAAAGGTCAAATTCGTCATATCCAAAGCTTGTCCCGCGACGAGCTATATGCCGAAGCTAAGAACCTTGGCGCTCCTTTCGAGCAGTTACTATACATTCATGAGAATGGTAAGCTTCCGGTTGTTAACTTCGCGGCAGGCGGCGTAGCTACACCATCCGATGCGGCATTAATGATGGAATTAGGTGCAGACGGCGTATTCGTAGGATCCGGTATTTTCAAATCGGACAACCCTGAGAAGTTCGCTCGCGCCATTGTTGAAGCTACAACACACTACAAGGATTACAAGCTGATTGCGGAAGTGTCCAAGAATCTGGGCGCACCGATGAAAGGGATTGAAATCTCCAAGCTTAACGCTCATGAGCGCATGCAAGACCGCGGTTGGTAA
- a CDS encoding D-alanyl-D-alanine carboxypeptidase family protein — MMNMAFTLQPSPTNAAPAPLAPLQLDANSAVLIEESTGQVLYSMNADVAYPPASMSKMMTEYIVMEHIQSGKLTWEQSVTTTENAAAQIGSRIFLAEGDQHSVKDLYTAMAVGSANDATVALAEQISGTEQTFVKLMNDTAKRLGLSDKTHFINATGLSRSDMPDAFRPQAADKETLMTAMDSAKLAYHIVKDHPETLEISKIPSYKFRERDTKPMINYNWMLEGNKDNENFRKYVYEGLDGLKTGHTSQAGYCFTGTAKRGEMRLISVVMGAKTEPKRFIETKKVLDYGFNNFELKTIVAEGAELPDVKTAKVTKGKELEIPVVAEKAISVVMRKGDTPESVKITTTPTAADKLVAPIKKGQEVGIVTLTYGDSKQTMKLVAKEDMSKAGGLKLFFRGIKEFFGELFSGIKNLF; from the coding sequence ATGATGAATATGGCTTTTACGCTGCAACCAAGCCCCACGAACGCTGCGCCTGCACCTCTGGCACCGCTGCAATTGGACGCCAACTCGGCTGTATTAATTGAAGAAAGCACCGGACAGGTGTTATATAGCATGAATGCGGATGTTGCGTATCCACCGGCCAGTATGTCCAAGATGATGACGGAATACATAGTGATGGAGCACATTCAATCCGGTAAGCTAACCTGGGAACAAAGTGTGACTACCACAGAGAACGCGGCTGCCCAGATCGGCTCGAGAATTTTCTTGGCTGAAGGCGATCAACATAGTGTTAAAGACCTTTATACCGCAATGGCTGTAGGGTCAGCGAATGATGCAACCGTAGCGTTGGCTGAGCAAATCTCGGGTACGGAGCAGACGTTCGTTAAGCTCATGAACGATACGGCTAAGCGATTGGGTTTATCGGACAAGACCCATTTCATTAACGCAACGGGATTGAGTCGCAGCGATATGCCGGATGCATTCCGTCCGCAGGCGGCAGATAAAGAAACGCTGATGACGGCTATGGATTCCGCCAAGTTGGCGTATCATATCGTGAAGGACCATCCGGAAACGCTGGAAATTTCGAAGATTCCTTCTTACAAGTTCCGCGAGCGCGATACGAAACCTATGATTAACTACAATTGGATGCTCGAAGGCAACAAAGATAACGAGAACTTCCGCAAGTACGTCTATGAAGGGCTTGACGGCCTAAAGACGGGTCATACTAGCCAAGCCGGCTACTGCTTTACAGGCACGGCTAAGCGCGGCGAAATGCGTCTGATCAGTGTGGTCATGGGCGCTAAGACCGAACCAAAGCGTTTTATTGAGACGAAGAAGGTATTGGACTACGGATTTAACAATTTTGAACTGAAAACGATTGTGGCTGAAGGTGCTGAACTGCCTGATGTGAAGACCGCGAAGGTGACGAAAGGCAAGGAGCTTGAAATTCCTGTTGTTGCCGAGAAAGCGATAAGTGTTGTGATGCGTAAGGGCGACACTCCGGAAAGTGTGAAGATTACCACAACGCCAACCGCTGCCGACAAATTAGTCGCTCCGATTAAAAAAGGGCAAGAAGTGGGCATAGTAACCTTAACTTACGGAGATTCGAAACAAACGATGAAACTAGTGGCCAAAGAGGACATGAGCAAGGCTGGCGGATTGAAGTTATTTTTCCGTGGAATTAAAGAATTTTTCGGTGAGCTGTTCAGCGGCATCAAGAATCTTTTCTAG
- the guaB gene encoding IMP dehydrogenase, whose amino-acid sequence MWETKFAKEGLTFDDVLLIPRKSETLPREVDVSTRLSETVKINIPLISAGMDTVTESKLAISIAREGGIGIIHKNMSVQQQAEEVDRVKRSESGVITNPFSLTPEHHVYDAEALMGKYRISGVPIVDKENRLVGIITNRDLRFVHDYSIKISDVMTHEHLVTAPVGTTLDQAEHLLQKHKIEKLPLVDDNNELKGLITIKDIEKAIQFPNAAKDRHGRLLVGAAVGISKDTFERAEALVEAGIDVLVVDSAHGHHINIINTVKKLREQYPDLTIIAGNVATGEATRDLIEAGASVVKVGIGPGSICTTRVIAGIGVPQVTAIYDCASVAREYNIPIIADGGIKYSGDIVKAIAAGASAIMIGSIFAGTEESPGEQEIFQGRRFKVYRGMGSMGAMKEGSKDRYFQENENKLVPEGIEGRVPYKGPLADTIHQLIGGLRSGMGYCGTKSIQELKDDTQFTRITGAGLRESHPHDVQITKEAPNYSL is encoded by the coding sequence GTGTGGGAAACGAAATTTGCTAAAGAAGGCTTGACGTTCGACGACGTTCTTTTGATTCCGCGCAAATCGGAGACTCTGCCAAGAGAGGTAGACGTTTCCACGAGATTAAGCGAGACTGTCAAAATTAACATACCTTTGATCAGTGCCGGCATGGATACCGTTACGGAATCCAAATTGGCGATCTCCATCGCAAGAGAAGGCGGCATCGGCATCATCCATAAGAACATGTCCGTACAGCAACAAGCCGAAGAAGTGGACCGGGTGAAGCGTTCAGAGAGCGGTGTAATCACAAATCCATTCTCCCTGACACCTGAGCATCATGTCTATGACGCGGAAGCTCTTATGGGCAAGTACCGTATTTCCGGAGTTCCCATCGTTGACAAGGAGAACCGTCTGGTTGGTATTATCACAAACCGTGACTTGCGTTTCGTTCATGATTACTCCATCAAAATCAGCGACGTTATGACCCATGAACACCTGGTTACCGCACCGGTGGGAACGACTTTGGATCAAGCGGAGCATCTATTGCAAAAGCATAAGATTGAGAAATTACCTTTGGTGGATGATAATAACGAGCTTAAAGGTTTGATCACCATCAAAGATATTGAGAAGGCAATACAGTTCCCGAATGCGGCTAAAGATCGTCACGGACGTCTGTTGGTCGGAGCTGCTGTAGGAATTTCGAAAGATACTTTTGAACGGGCAGAAGCCTTAGTTGAAGCAGGGATTGATGTCTTGGTCGTTGATTCCGCGCATGGCCATCACATTAACATCATCAATACAGTGAAGAAGCTTAGAGAGCAATATCCGGATCTTACCATCATTGCCGGCAATGTGGCTACAGGCGAAGCGACAAGAGACTTGATCGAAGCAGGCGCGTCTGTCGTTAAAGTGGGAATTGGACCGGGATCCATCTGCACAACCCGTGTCATCGCCGGCATCGGTGTACCTCAGGTAACGGCTATTTATGATTGCGCGTCCGTTGCTCGCGAATATAATATCCCGATCATTGCCGATGGCGGGATTAAATACTCCGGTGATATCGTTAAAGCGATAGCGGCGGGAGCCAGCGCGATCATGATCGGTTCCATCTTCGCAGGTACGGAGGAGAGCCCTGGTGAACAGGAAATTTTCCAAGGACGCCGCTTTAAAGTTTACAGAGGTATGGGCTCCATGGGCGCGATGAAAGAAGGCAGTAAGGACCGCTATTTCCAAGAGAATGAGAATAAGCTGGTTCCTGAGGGGATTGAAGGCCGCGTTCCTTATAAAGGGCCGTTGGCCGATACGATTCATCAATTAATCGGCGGACTTCGCTCTGGTATGGGCTATTGCGGCACGAAGAGCATCCAAGAGTTGAAGGATGATACGCAATTCACAAGAATTACTGGGGCTGGTTTACGCGAAAGCCATCCGCATGATGTTCAAATCACGAAAGAAGCGCCTAACTACTCGCTGTAA
- a CDS encoding endonuclease, whose protein sequence is MTMRKRSTLLAAIFSLLFSVFFTNATFAVTGNGTWESPLSVTQAMDLQNNSIQTVQGYIVGQPTAASTVITSNYPNDYALAIAESPGETQTSNMLYVQIPSNYRATFGLQSNPSLKGTQIKVTGQLTAYFTHEGSKNVTRMETATHGEPGEEPGGGTGTGTTSPYDSTYYNSALNKTGAALKSALHNIIDDHRKLSYDAVWDALRYTDEDPNNRNNVILLYTGRSQSKLTNGGGVNDWNREHVWAKSHGNFGTAIGPGTDLHHLRPTDVSVNSARGNLDFDWGGSPHVEATLCKYDSDSWEPRDAVKGDVARMILYMAVRYEGDSGELNLEVNNNNNSGTSAPYHGKLSTLLEWNRLDPVDSFEMKRNDTIYTKYQNNRNPFIDHPEWADLIYN, encoded by the coding sequence ATGACCATGCGTAAACGAAGTACCCTTTTGGCCGCTATATTCTCATTACTCTTTTCTGTGTTTTTCACAAATGCAACATTTGCTGTAACAGGGAACGGCACCTGGGAATCTCCATTGTCCGTGACGCAAGCCATGGATCTACAGAACAATAGCATACAAACCGTTCAAGGCTACATCGTCGGCCAACCCACTGCGGCATCTACGGTGATTACCAGCAACTACCCTAATGATTACGCGCTTGCCATTGCAGAATCCCCAGGCGAAACTCAAACCTCAAACATGTTATATGTTCAAATTCCTTCTAATTACCGCGCAACCTTCGGATTGCAGTCTAACCCCTCGCTTAAAGGAACACAAATCAAGGTAACTGGGCAACTCACAGCCTACTTCACGCATGAAGGATCCAAGAATGTAACCAGGATGGAAACCGCGACTCACGGAGAACCCGGAGAAGAACCCGGAGGAGGCACCGGCACCGGGACTACCTCTCCATACGACAGCACCTACTATAACTCCGCCCTTAACAAGACTGGAGCAGCGTTAAAATCAGCCCTCCACAATATCATTGACGATCACAGAAAGTTGTCCTATGACGCGGTATGGGATGCGCTGCGCTACACGGATGAAGATCCTAACAACAGGAATAATGTCATCCTTTTGTACACAGGACGGTCTCAAAGTAAATTAACGAACGGCGGCGGCGTGAACGACTGGAACAGAGAGCACGTATGGGCGAAATCCCATGGTAACTTTGGAACAGCGATAGGACCGGGTACCGATCTCCATCATCTTCGTCCCACCGATGTATCTGTTAACTCCGCGAGAGGCAACCTCGACTTTGATTGGGGCGGGTCGCCGCATGTCGAAGCAACGCTTTGTAAATATGATAGTGATTCCTGGGAACCGCGGGATGCGGTAAAAGGGGATGTCGCGCGCATGATTCTCTATATGGCCGTTAGATATGAGGGTGATTCCGGGGAACTAAACCTGGAAGTTAACAATAATAACAACAGCGGCACATCAGCTCCCTACCACGGCAAGTTGTCTACCCTGCTGGAATGGAATCGCTTGGACCCCGTGGACAGTTTTGAAATGAAGAGAAATGATACGATCTATACGAAATATCAAAATAACCGGAATCCGTTCATTGATCACCCGGAATGGGCAGATTTAATTTATAACTAG